In the genome of Henningerozyma blattae CBS 6284 chromosome 5, complete genome, one region contains:
- the TBLA0E03100 gene encoding uncharacterized protein (similar to Saccharomyces cerevisiae MVP1 (YMR004W); ancestral locus Anc_6.38), giving the protein MFDDQPWGSSSSLNNGWNKDEPLSTLENVWGGSSSTSPPLMSASLNVSNNNTHHSILDMEHSIMQDSRPILNILGNDDNDNNGLYNNTSTSYQNSDNKQSTETTNNGSDSKNNDQESIDIPDIADWAENIRKDYHPLGRDNVVIEQISEREGMLFKHTNYRLTYASITGSQETTIVVRRYSDFVWLQEILIRRYPFRMIPELPPKKIGSQNNDEVFLIKRKKGLSGFINLILKHPILKTDDIVHTFLTLANDITTWRKNTSIPTIEEFQDKVISQSFIHMWKKEFAIQWNEADASIEKMVDIWSKIGALVERQEKRLRQIQNETHSFATLLDELIDYTPKLYNNEQNKGSILDINNHISIVKQNLLENSKIVEEGAENFAINVLPKFQVFIDTLYSLRKLFERYRIMAGNNIAQLHKHIESNKIKMDQEKGKPDTSSAEYDKLHLAIKRDRKEIYLQTNRAWLIRECVLQEFSLFQETQYLISEAFKNWVRIRSNTSGLDLNLWEKLVDNLADMPSRP; this is encoded by the coding sequence ATGTTTGACGATCAACCTTGGGGAAGTAGCTCCAGTCTTAATAATGGATGGAATAAAGATGAACCATTATCCACATTAGAAAATGTTTGGGGTGGTTCTAGTTCAACTTCACCACCGCTAATGTCCGCCTCTTTAAACgtatcaaataataatacccACCATTCAATCTTAGATATGGAACATTCAATAATGCAAGATTCTCGCCCTATTTTAAACATTCTAggtaatgatgataatgacaATAACGGTCtctataataatacttcaaCTTCCTATCAAAATAGCGACAATAAACAATCGACTGAAACTACAAATAATGGATCTGACAGCAAGAATAATGATCAAGAATCAATTGATATTCCAGATATTGCAGATTGGGctgaaaatattagaaaagatTATCATCCATTAGGAAGAGATAATGTAGTAATTGAACAAATATCGGAACGTGAAGGTATGCTATTTAAACATACAAATTATAGATTAACTTATGCTAGTATAACTGGGTCTCAGGAGACTACAATTGTAGTCAGAAGATATTCAGATTTTGTTTGGCttcaagaaattttaataagaaGATACCCATTTAGAATGATCCCTGAATTACCAcctaaaaaaattggttcacaaaataatgatgaggtatttttaattaaaagaaagaaaggTTTAAGCGgatttataaatttgattttaaaacatcctattttaaaaacagATGACATTGTTCACACTTTTTTAACATTAGCAAACGACATAACTACATGGAGAAAAAATACATCAATCCCAACTATCGAAGAATTTCAAGATAAAGTTATTTCACAAAGTTTTATTCATATGTGGAAAAAGGAATTTGCTATTCAATGGAATGAAGCTGATgcatcaattgaaaaaatggTGGATATTTGGTCGAAAATTGGTGCCTTAGTGGAAAGACAAGAGAAAAGATTGAGACAGATCCAAAATGAAACTCATTCATTTGCTACTTTATTAGATGAATTGATTGATTATACTCCAAAATTGTACAATAATGAACAAAATAAAGGAAGTATattagatattaataatcatatttcCATTGTTAAACAAAACTTATTggaaaattcaaaaatagtAGAAGAGGGAGCTGAAAATTTTGCAATTAATGTTTTACCCAAATTTCAAGTGTTTATTGATACATTATATTCTCTACGTAAACtatttgaaagatataGAATAATGGCCGGTAATAACATTGCCCAGTTACATAAGCATATCGaatcaaacaaaataaagatgGATCAAGAAAAAGGTAAGCCGGATACAAGCAGTGCTgaatatgataaattacATCTGGCTATAAAAAGAGATCGAAAGGAAATTTATTTGCAAACTAATAGGGCCTGGCTAATAAGAGAATGTGTATTACAAGAATTTTCCTTATTTCAAGAAACACAGTATTTAATTTCTGAGGCATTTAAGAATTGGGTAAGAATACGTTCCAATACATCTGGCttagatttaaatttatggGAGAAATTAGTTGATAATTTAGCAGATATGCCATCACGCCCTTAA
- the MIX17 gene encoding Mix17p (similar to Saccharomyces cerevisiae MIC17 (YMR002W); ancestral locus Anc_6.34), translated as MPRSRGGSARRPAPGQRRSASTMAAAPPPAAHAPSPSQAAAPAPNVYSAPQAQQVQGKQPGLFAQMASTAAGVAVGSAVGHTIGTGLTGMFGGSKESAPPAEAQAAAAPATISQTQNQTQPGACEVDARNFTRCLDENSGNFQICDYYLQQLKACQEASRQFTSNI; from the coding sequence atgccACGTTCAAGAGGAGGTTCCGCAAGAAGACCAGCTCCTGGCCAAAGACGTAGTGCCTCTACTATGGCAGCTGCTCCACCACCAGCAGCCCATGCTCCTTCTCCATCTCAGGCAGCTGCACCAGCCCCAAATGTCTACAGCGCTCCACAAGCACAACAAGTTCAAGGTAAACAACCAGGTTTGTTTGCACAAATGGCCAGTACTGCAGCCGGTGTTGCTGTAGGTAGTGCTGTTGGTCATACTATCGGTACCGGGTTGACCGGTATGTTTGGTGGTTCCAAAGAAAGTGCTCCACCAGCTGAAGCTCAAGCTGCTGCTGCTCCAGCTACTATTTCTCAAACTCAGAATCAAACTCAACCTGGAGCTTGTGAAGTTGATGCCAGAAACTTTACTAGATGTTTAGATGAAAACAGTGGTAATTTCCAAATATGTGATTACTATttacaacaattaaaaGCATGTCAAGAAGCTTCCCGTCAATTTACTAGTAACATTTGA
- the COQ10 gene encoding ubiquinone-binding protein COQ10 (similar to Saccharomyces cerevisiae COQ10 (YOL008W); ancestral locus Anc_6.36), which produces MARLAIRRINIQLSPCLNLKNQKRYLFTVPKGPIEYTHRVLIREEPTKVYNIVSEVSKYKEFIPYCLDSFVDKRDSNNDNKPIQAGLRVGFRQYDERFVCNVDCSNNVIGRRTKYVVKAESISHQLFKELSGTWIITPCVRNKNISTVELLLRFQFHSKLYNAVSTIFAHSATTLVMKAFATRAEQLKIIDDEKK; this is translated from the coding sequence atggCAAGGCTGGCTATACgaagaattaatattcaattatcaccatgtttgaatttaaaaaatcaaaaaagatatttatttactgTACCTAAAGGGCCTATTGAGTATACTCATCGAGTACTAATCCGAGAAGAGCCAACTAAAGTATATAACATTGTATCTGAAGTGTCGAAGTATAAGGAATTTATTCCATATTGTCTAGATTCATTTGTTGATAAGCGTGATAGTAACAATGACAATAAGCCAATTCAGGCAGGATTAAGAGTTGGATTCCGTCAATATGACGAACGATTTGTTTGTAATGTGGATTGTTCGAATAATGTAATTGGTAGACGAACGAAATATGTAGTCAAGGCGGAATCCATATCTCATCAGTTATTTAAAGAACTGAGCGGAACTTGGATAATTACACCCTGTgtaagaaataaaaatatatccactgtagaattattattaagattCCAGTTCCACAGTAAACTATATAATGCAGTTTCCACGATATTTGCGCATAGTGCTACCACTTTAGTGATGAAGGCATTTGCCACTAGAGCagaacaattgaaaataattgatgacgaaaaaaaatga